The genome window ATGACTGGCGTACCAAGACTTATTGAGAAAGTTTACGAAAAGATTATTGCCAAAGGTGCTGACCTGACCGGAATCAAAAAGAAACTTTTCTTTTGGGCTGTTGAAGTGGGTTTGAAATATGAGCCTTATGGCGTAAACGGATTCTGGTATGAGCTACAGTTAAAACTAGCCCGAAAACTGATTTTCAGCAAATGGAAAGAAGGACTTGGCGGAAAATTAGATTTAATAGTAAACGGAAGTGCTGCATTACAGCCAAGATTAGCAAGAGTTTTTGCCGCTGCAGAAATATACATTATGGAAGGCTACGGATTATCTGAAACTTCTCCTGTAATATCTGTAAATGATTTTAGAAACAAAGGCTTTAAAATTGGCACTGCCGGTAAAATCATAAATAATGTAGAAGTAAAAATTGCCGAAGACGGCGAAATCCTCTGCAAAGGTCCAAATGTAATGATGGGCTATTACAAAGACCCTGAAAAAACAGCCGAAGCCATAATTGACGGTTATTTTCATACTGGAGATATCGGAAATGTTGATAAAGACGGATTTTTATCGATTACTGACCGCAAAAAAGAAATGTTTAAAACCTCTGGAGGAAAATATATTGCTCCTCAGCTTATTGAAAACACGATGAAACAGTCTCGTTTTATCGAACAGATTATGGTAATTGGTGACGGTGAAAAAATGCCTGGCGCATTCATACAGCCGAGTTTTGAATTTGTCAAAGAATGGGCTAAATTACATTCGGTTCAATTAGGCACAACCAATCAGGAGATTATTTCCAACCCAAAAGTGATAGAAAGAATCCAGCAGGAAGTTGATACTCTAAACGAAAAATTCGGAAACTGGGAACAGGTCAAACGTTTTGAATTAACTGCTGATGTCTGGTCAATAAACGGCGGACATCTCACTCCTACTCTAAAATTAAAGCGTAAAATCATCAAAGAAATTTACAAAGATCTTTATCAAAAAATTTACGGGCATACACTGTAAATAGTTTGACATACTAAAAAATAAAGTCCTGACGGTTTTCTGTCGGGATTTTTTTTTAACAAAACTTTTAATTCGAAATAACAGAAATTCTTTAAATAATTCTATTTTTGAAAGAACGCAGATAAATAAACTTCTTGTTATTACTATTTACAAAAAACTATGAAACAATACACAGAAATCATTGACTGGATGGAAGTTTGGGAATTTTCCAAACAATTTATTTTGCCAAATATCGGGTTGTTTCTATTTTGGACAGTACTGTTTGTTATGCTCGGACTAATTTTGAGCATCGTTTTGAATATTGTTTTGTACAGAAAAAACTTTTTTGACCGTGACAAAAAATATTACAACTGGATTGTAAAACTATGGATTCCTTATTTGATAATTGTTTTTCTGTATTTCTTCA of Flavobacterium marginilacus contains these proteins:
- a CDS encoding AMP-dependent synthetase/ligase, whose product is MIKITRLFDFPYYQLENYNKSDALVTKQNGVWEKTSTQEYIDKANAVSRALLRMGVQKNDKIAVISSNNRTEWHIMDVGVLQTGAQNVPIYPTITEEDYEYILNHSEAVYVFVSDIEVFNKVNNIRANVPSLKEIYSFNEIDGCKNWNELLKSGEDKSNQNILENIKNNVNPEDLATIIYTSGTTGRPKGVMLSHKNIVSNVLDSADRIPFDPGVSRALSFLPICHIYERMVTYIYQFYGCSIYFGESIEKISDNIKEVRPSVMTGVPRLIEKVYEKIIAKGADLTGIKKKLFFWAVEVGLKYEPYGVNGFWYELQLKLARKLIFSKWKEGLGGKLDLIVNGSAALQPRLARVFAAAEIYIMEGYGLSETSPVISVNDFRNKGFKIGTAGKIINNVEVKIAEDGEILCKGPNVMMGYYKDPEKTAEAIIDGYFHTGDIGNVDKDGFLSITDRKKEMFKTSGGKYIAPQLIENTMKQSRFIEQIMVIGDGEKMPGAFIQPSFEFVKEWAKLHSVQLGTTNQEIISNPKVIERIQQEVDTLNEKFGNWEQVKRFELTADVWSINGGHLTPTLKLKRKIIKEIYKDLYQKIYGHTL